CTGATCGGCGACCCTCTGACGAGTGCGCAGGTCGACGACCAGCTGCTCCCGAAGAAGATGGCGCTGCCGATCTTCGCGTCCGACGCTCTGAGCTCGGTCGCCTACGCGCCGCAGGAGCTCGTGATGATCCTGCTCATCGGCGGACTCACCTTCCTGTCGTTCACTCCTCTCGTCGCGATCGCGGTCGTCGTGCTGCTGATCGTCGTCGTGCTGAGCTACCGCCAGCTCATCAAGGCGTACCCCTCGGGCGGTGGTGACTACGAGGTGGCGTCGAAGAACCTCGGCGAGATCCCCGGAGTCATCGTCGCGGCAGCCCTGCTGGTCGACTACGTCCTGACAGTCGCGGTCTCGGTGGCCTCCGGCGTCGACAACATCATCTCGGCCGTGCCGGGACTCGACCCCCTCCGGGTGGAGCTCGCTGTCGGATTCGTGATCCTCATCATCATCGTGAACCTCCGCGGCGTGCGCGAGGCATCCCTCGTCTTCGCGATCCCGACCTACGTGTTCATCGCGTCCGTCGGCTTCATGATCGTCACCGGACTCATCCGCACGTTCCTGGGTGATGCGCCGGTCGCCTCCAGTGCGGAGTTCGCCGTGCACTCCGAAGACCTCGGCCAGGCCGCGGTGATCCTGCTGATCCTGCGGGCGTTCTCGAGCGGATGCTCCGCACTGACCGGCGTCGAGGCGGTGTCGAACGGGGTGCCCGCCTTCCGCACCCCGAAGGTCCGCAACGCCCAGACCACCCTGGTGCTGATGGGCTCGATCGCGGCGTGCCTGTTCGCGGGTCTCACGGCTCTCGCACTGATCACGGGCGTGCACTATGCCGAGAACCCGTGCGACCTGATCGGCTTCGACTGCTCGAACCCGCAGCCGAGCCTGATGGCGCAGATCGCCTCGGCGACGTTCGGCGGCGGTAGCATCCTGTTCTTCATCATCCAGGCCGCGACCGCCTGCGTGCTACTGCTCGCGGCGAACACCGCGTTCAACGGCTTCCCGCTGCTCGGCTCGGTGCTCGCCCGCGACGGCTACGCGCCCAAGTCGCTGAACACCCGCGGCGACCGTCTGGTGTTCTCGAACGGCATGATCGTGCTCGGCATCGCGGCGATCGCCGTGCTCGTCGTGTTCCAGGCGAAGCTGACCACGCTGATCCAGCTGTACATCATCGGCGTCTTCGTGTCGTTCTCCCTGGGGCAGATCGGCATGGTCCGGCACTGGCGACGCGTGCTGCGGGGTCCCGCCGAGACGACCGCCGGTTCGGGGATCGACGGCGCCTCGGCATCCGATCGCCGCTCGGCCAAGATCGGACTCGTCATCAACTCGGCCGGGGCCGTCATGACTGTGCTCGTGCTCCTGATCGTCACGATCACGAAGTTCACCCACGGCGCGTACCTGGTGTTCTTCGCGATCCCGGTGCTCGCCTTCCTGATGATGGGCGTCAAGCGGTACTACCGCGACGTCGAGCATGAGATCGCGATCGACGACACCACCAAGTTCGGCGCGACGGGCGACCTGGCGATCGTGCTCGTCAACCGCCTGCAGAAGCCCGTCATCAAGGCGATCGACTACGCGGTCGCCGCAAAGCATGGCAAGACACTGGCGGTGCACGTGGCCGTCGCCTCCGACGACGCCGCTCACCTGCAGAAGGAGTGGGCAGACCACCTCGTGCCCATCCCGCTGGTGATCGTCGAGTCGCCGTACCGGTCGTTCGCCCAGCCGGTCACGCAGTTCATCAAGCAGTACCGCGAGAAGCACGGCTCGTCCGTCGTGACCGTCTACCTGCCGCAGTACATCGTGGGGCACTGGTGGGAGACGTTCCTGCACAACCGGCGCTCGCGCCGTCTCGCGAACCAGCTGATGCTCGTGCACGGCGTCTCGATCACCCTCGTGCCATGGCTGCTCGACTCGTCTGAGCTGATCTACGGTCGGCGGTCGCGACCCCTCCCCGGCCAGGAGCGCGCCGGTCGCCCCGTCGTGGTGAGCGGACGCCGCGCGCATCGCCCCGAGGGGCCGCCGGAGAGCTGACCCGCGCTCAGCGCGCGAGCACAGCCCCCAGGATGCCGGCAGCCTCTGCGAACCGCGCGGGCTCGGCGTTGGCATAGTTCAGCCGGACGTACGACCCGGATGCCTCGGCCGGGAACCACTCGGAACCCGGCGCGATGATGAGGCCCCGCGAATCGCATTCGCGCACGATCTCGGTCACGTCGCTGCCTTCGGGCAGCCGCACCCACAGGTTGAGCCCACCGAGCGGCACCGTCTCCACGAGCGCGGTGGGAGCGTGCGCGGCGAGAGCCGACACGAGCAGGTCCCGGCGCATCCGCAGCTGCTCGCGGAACGCCCGGAGATGCGAGGTCCACGCCGGCTGCGTCACGACGTCGAGCGCGGCGGCCTGCAGCATCCCGCTGACGTACATCGACTCCGCCGCCCGGTCGGCGAGGATGCGCTCGCGTGCGGGTCCGCGGGCGATCACCGCCGCGACGCGCAGCGCCGGAGACACGCTCTTGGTGAGGGAGCGGAGGTAGACGACGTGGCCGTCGTCGTCCGAGGCGGCGATCGGTCGCGGCTCGGCATCGATCGCGAGGTCGTGCGCCCAGTCGTCCTCGATGAGGAAGGCGCCGTGTCGGCGCATGGTCTCGAGCACCGCGGCGCCCGTCGCCGCCGGCCATTGCGCGCCGGTGGGGTTGGCGAAGGTCGGCTGCGCGTAGAACGCCCGTGCGCCGGAGCGCACGAGGGCGCGCTCGACCTCGTCCGGGTCTGGGCCCTGCGGACCCGAGGGGATCGGCACGAGCACGACTCCCGCCTGCTCGGCCGCGAGCAGGGCTCCCCAGTACGTGGGGGACTCGATGAGCAGCGGCCGCCCCGGGCCGACGACCGCGCGGAAGATCGAGCTGAGGCCGCTCTGGCTGCCCGACACGATCAGCACGTCGCGAGCGGATGCCGGGACGATATCGGCCGGCGTCGACGCGGCGAGCTCGCCGGCGAACCATGCCTGCAGCTCGGGCAGGCCTGCGGCCGGCGATCGGGTGACGGCGGCATCCGTCCTCGCGGCGCGCGCGAGCGCCTGCCGCACCAGACGCTCCGGCAGCAGCTCGACGGCGGGGTAGCCGGAGTGCATGCCGATCGCATCGGGGGCGGTCGTGCGCTGCGTCGAGGAGAGACCGGCCAGACGGGCGGGCGCGGCACC
This genomic interval from Microbacterium hydrocarbonoxydans contains the following:
- a CDS encoding APC family permease; its protein translation is MALPIFASDALSSVAYAPQELVMILLIGGLTFLSFTPLVAIAVVVLLIVVVLSYRQLIKAYPSGGGDYEVASKNLGEIPGVIVAAALLVDYVLTVAVSVASGVDNIISAVPGLDPLRVELAVGFVILIIIVNLRGVREASLVFAIPTYVFIASVGFMIVTGLIRTFLGDAPVASSAEFAVHSEDLGQAAVILLILRAFSSGCSALTGVEAVSNGVPAFRTPKVRNAQTTLVLMGSIAACLFAGLTALALITGVHYAENPCDLIGFDCSNPQPSLMAQIASATFGGGSILFFIIQAATACVLLLAANTAFNGFPLLGSVLARDGYAPKSLNTRGDRLVFSNGMIVLGIAAIAVLVVFQAKLTTLIQLYIIGVFVSFSLGQIGMVRHWRRVLRGPAETTAGSGIDGASASDRRSAKIGLVINSAGAVMTVLVLLIVTITKFTHGAYLVFFAIPVLAFLMMGVKRYYRDVEHEIAIDDTTKFGATGDLAIVLVNRLQKPVIKAIDYAVAAKHGKTLAVHVAVASDDAAHLQKEWADHLVPIPLVIVESPYRSFAQPVTQFIKQYREKHGSSVVTVYLPQYIVGHWWETFLHNRRSRRLANQLMLVHGVSITLVPWLLDSSELIYGRRSRPLPGQERAGRPVVVSGRRAHRPEGPPES
- a CDS encoding PLP-dependent aminotransferase family protein, coding for MSNDSTDRIVAGVREWITTAPPGARVPSNRALVAQYGASPVTVQKAMRQLARLGLVESRPGAGTFVRMLRTARPADYGWQTSALGAAPARLAGLSSTQRTTAPDAIGMHSGYPAVELLPERLVRQALARAARTDAAVTRSPAAGLPELQAWFAGELAASTPADIVPASARDVLIVSGSQSGLSSIFRAVVGPGRPLLIESPTYWGALLAAEQAGVVLVPIPSGPQGPDPDEVERALVRSGARAFYAQPTFANPTGAQWPAATGAAVLETMRRHGAFLIEDDWAHDLAIDAEPRPIAASDDDGHVVYLRSLTKSVSPALRVAAVIARGPARERILADRAAESMYVSGMLQAAALDVVTQPAWTSHLRAFREQLRMRRDLLVSALAAHAPTALVETVPLGGLNLWVRLPEGSDVTEIVRECDSRGLIIAPGSEWFPAEASGSYVRLNYANAEPARFAEAAGILGAVLAR